One window of the Amia ocellicauda isolate fAmiCal2 chromosome 18, fAmiCal2.hap1, whole genome shotgun sequence genome contains the following:
- the LOC136713600 gene encoding espin-like protein yields MTEDDLIRIERQIENLQVMHKVQKVEKELNQLEQELQQLLPVSAALNHEHFSVNPKQVHGQAEDLPAWCSKISTLLKSMAILLATLGGKEADILDLASPNIAKEDQNTAVRGQARAVPTAASSVNIGRSQSFSTREEVEKEIRQSGVSVKNLKANYELQRQSMASDSQPSRVYKRKRSLPVGSESNSYRSEPILEEDYLFGTDESDWPHPDVPESAHTMSSMKLVDEPIIMPSYAPLTYVSSDGFSQTEASQYTQNLSVDREAMFSPDHLTRSLEVQTDLSYVQESIDMRKERIVFLFLEHWRKYTFPESFRTNQTKRRRSISAGVVRGFDQDTEIDPEYSKAPSEDDRLIYFMKQRQVVGKLIGHWRTIISQVPTRQIRRLSRAQMIYWPEHFLPHINGATVDYESLTLDLFMLGYFQLLEMSMSRTERKFRHLLCYEMFDRLGSHSWELIRMFHREVMEEIESGKRDWADDFEDIKQRFFGDTLETEENKVPLQEEPQEPAPEAPPEVEFDPGPPIPQDTASGDPGEDLQHVPELRKNSIQLISELGEFSNDEICRYIDRSFSFWKEKEAELFDI; encoded by the coding sequence ATGACCGAGGATGACCTCATCCGCATCGAGAGGCAGATTGAGAACTTGCAGGTCATGCACAAGGTGCAGAAGGTGGAGAAGGAGCTCAACCAGCTCGAACAAGAGCTCCAGCAGCTGCTGCCTGTGTCTGCTGCCCTGAATCATGAGCACTTTTCCGTGAACCCCAAGCAAGTCCATGGACAGGCTGAAGACCTCCCGGCCTGGTGTAGCAAGATCTCCACCCTGCTGAAGAGCATGGCCATTCTTCTGGCTACCTTAGGGGGGAAAGAGGCTGACATCCTAGACCTGGCATCTCCTAATATTGCAAAGGAGGACCAAAACACTGCAGTGAGAGGCCAAGCAAGGGCTGTGCCCACCGCGGCCTCCTCCGTGAACATAGGCAGATCCCAGTCGTTCTCCACCAGAGAGGAGGTGGAAAAGGAAATCAGGCAATCTGGTGTGTCAGTGAAAAACCTGAAAGCCAACTACGAGCTGCAGAGGCAGTCCATGGCTTCTGACAGCCAGCCAAGTCGAGTCTACAAACGCAAGAGGTCCCTCCCTGTGGGGAGTGAGTCGAACAGTTACAGGTCAGAACCGATTCTCGAGGAAGACTATCTGTTTGGGACTGACGAAAGCGATTGGCCACACCCTGATGTACCAGAATCGGCGCACACCATGTCGAGCATGAAGCTTGTGGATGAACCGATCATCATGCCTTCTTATGCCCCACTAACCTACGTGAGCTCTGATGGCTTTTCTCAGACGGAGGCGAGTCAGTACACGCAAAACCTGTCCGTAGACCGAGAGGCAATGTTTAGCCCAGACCATCTGACACGAAGTCTTGAGGTGCAGACTGACCTGAGCTACGTCCAAGAGTCTATTGACATGAGGAAGGAAAGAATTGTGTTCTTGTTCCTTGAGCACTGGAGGAAGTATACCTTCCCAGAGTCCTTCAGGACGAACCAAACTAAGAGACGGAGGAGCATCTCGGCAGGTGTGGTTCGTGGCTTCGACCAAGATACAGAGATTGACCCAGAATATAGTAAGGCTCCCAGTGAGGATGATCGGCTCATCTACTTCATGAAGCAGAGGCAGGTGGTTGGGAAACTGATAGGACACTGGCGGACCATCATCAGCCAAGTCCCCACTCGCCAAATTAGGCGTCTGAGTCGAGCCCAGATGATATACTGGCCTGAGCACTTCCTGCCGCACATAAATGGCGCCACTGTGGACTACGAGAGCCTGACGCTTGACCTTTTCATGCTGGGCTATTTCCAGCTCCTAGAGATGAGCATGTCCCGCACCGAGCGCAAGTTCCGCCACCTCCTGTGCTACGAGATGTTCGACCGTCTGGGCAGCCACAGCTGGGAGCTCATCCGCATGTTCCACCGGGAAGTGATGGAGGAGATCGAGAGTGGCAAGCGGGACTGGGCAGATGACTTCGAGGACATAAAGCAGAGATTCTTCGGGGACACTCTGGAGACGGAGGAGAATAAGGTCCCCCTTCAAGAAGAGCCCCAGGAGCCGGCCCCTGAAGCGCCCCCAGAAGTGGAGTTTGATCCCGGCCCACCAATTCCCCAGGACACTGCATCTGGGGACCCTGGAGAGGACCTGCAGCATGTCCCTGAATTAAGGAAGAACTCCATTCAGCTCATCTCTGAGCTGGGGGAGTTTAGCAACGATGAGATCTGTCGGTACATAGACCGCAGCTTCTCCTTCTGGAAGGAAAAGGAAGCCGAACTCTTTGACATTTGA